One Setaria italica strain Yugu1 chromosome II, Setaria_italica_v2.0, whole genome shotgun sequence DNA segment encodes these proteins:
- the LOC101785329 gene encoding EG45-like domain containing protein, which yields MTMPKAAASAVLAMAVGLAMASLVAGTRGFATFYTPSYTPSACYGYEDQGTMIAAASDAFWNGGEACGHRYVVRCKGATNEGVAHPCTGRSVTVKIVDLCPAGCAGTIDLSQEAFAVIADPNAGKVQIEYRRYVTLLASSLELK from the exons ATGACGATGCCTAAGGCTGCAGCCTCAGCGGTTCTGGCCATGGCGGTAGGCCTTGCGATGGCGTCCCTGGTCGCGGGGACTCGTGGGTTCGCAACTTTCTACACCCCTAGCTACACAC CGTCGGCGTGCTACGGGTACGAGGACCAGGGCACGATGATAGCGGCGGCGAGCGACGCCTTCTGGAACGGCGGCGAGGCGTGCGGCCACCGCTACGTGGTCAGGTGCAAGGGCGCCACCAACGAGGGCGTGGCGCACCCGTGCACCGGCCGGAGCGTCACCGTCAAGATCGTCGACCTCTGCCCCGCGGGCTGCGCGGGCACCATCGACCTCTCGCAGGAGGCCTTCGCCGTCATCGCCGACCCCAACGCCGGCAAGGTCCAGATCGAATATCGCCGGTACGTCACATTGCTTGCGTCGTCCCTAGAGCTGAAATAG